A single Armatimonadota bacterium DNA region contains:
- a CDS encoding rhomboid family intramembrane serine protease: MIPIRDSTFSKEAPIVTWTVLGLNALIFLWDRGGRLLGASQAFSDLAMHPREVVLAVLGRGDPAELGKIFTAMFLHGNLAHLIGNILFLLAFGPNVEAALGGARYALYYVFWGVCAFAAQIFVDPSAEMSVLGASGAIGGVLGAYFLLFPGNKVRIIVPPFFWWTFDVSAFLLLGAWFLWQILLPQDGVATWAHAGGFVAGMATVLVLGGRHKVLAGAKFEEDTDFYER; the protein is encoded by the coding sequence ATGATCCCGATCCGTGACAGCACCTTCTCGAAGGAGGCCCCGATCGTCACATGGACCGTCTTGGGACTGAACGCCCTCATCTTCCTGTGGGACAGGGGCGGCAGGTTGCTCGGGGCCAGCCAGGCGTTCTCGGACTTGGCGATGCACCCTCGCGAAGTCGTGCTCGCCGTCCTCGGACGGGGCGACCCGGCCGAACTCGGAAAGATCTTCACAGCGATGTTCCTGCACGGGAACCTCGCCCACTTGATCGGGAACATCCTGTTCCTCTTGGCGTTCGGACCGAACGTCGAGGCGGCGCTGGGCGGCGCCCGTTACGCGCTGTACTACGTGTTCTGGGGCGTCTGCGCTTTTGCCGCCCAAATTTTCGTCGACCCCTCGGCCGAGATGTCCGTCTTAGGGGCTTCCGGAGCGATCGGCGGCGTTTTGGGCGCTTACTTCCTGTTGTTCCCCGGCAACAAGGTCCGGATCATCGTCCCGCCGTTCTTCTGGTGGACGTTCGACGTTTCGGCGTTCCTGTTGCTCGGCGCCTGGTTCCTCTGGCAGATCCTCTTGCCTCAGGACGGCGTCGCGACGTGGGCGCACGCGGGCGGCTTCGTCGCAGGCATGGCAACGGTCCTCGTCCTGGGGGGCCGCCACAAGGTGCTGGCGGGGGCGAAGTTCGAGGAGGACACGGATTTTTACGAGCGGTAA
- a CDS encoding ketoacyl-ACP synthase III → MGHAVPDRVLTNADLEKMVETSDEWIVQRTGIKERRVCGPDETAATLGTTAALEALERAGTRPDEVDLVVCGTVTGDYHFPSTSCLIQDAIGASRAGAMDVGAACAGFIYALDVAASMIESGRLKTAVVVGVDVLTKYVDWTDRSTCVLFGDGAGAVVMKAHEDSDRGLLQTVLLSDGSGAKHIVCELGGSRYPVGAPWSEGKQCKIDMNGAEVYRFAVNAMGDACCRALDLAGMETSDIDLFVPHQANLRIIQSAQKRLGLPDEKVFVNVQKFGNTSGGSIPLGLYEAEQEGRLKRGDVVMTVGFGAGLVWGANLIKW, encoded by the coding sequence ATCGGTCACGCGGTTCCGGACAGGGTTCTGACCAACGCCGACCTTGAAAAGATGGTCGAAACGTCGGACGAGTGGATCGTCCAGCGGACAGGCATCAAAGAACGCCGGGTCTGCGGGCCGGACGAGACCGCGGCCACGCTGGGAACGACGGCAGCCCTCGAGGCTCTGGAACGGGCCGGGACGCGCCCCGACGAGGTCGATCTGGTCGTCTGCGGGACGGTCACGGGCGACTATCATTTTCCGTCCACCTCATGCCTGATTCAAGACGCGATCGGCGCCTCGAGGGCAGGGGCTATGGACGTCGGCGCCGCGTGCGCAGGCTTCATTTATGCGCTCGACGTCGCGGCGTCGATGATCGAGTCGGGCCGATTGAAGACTGCGGTCGTCGTCGGGGTCGACGTCCTTACGAAGTACGTCGATTGGACGGACCGCTCGACTTGTGTCCTCTTCGGCGACGGAGCCGGCGCCGTCGTCATGAAGGCCCACGAGGACTCCGACCGCGGGCTGCTGCAGACCGTCCTTCTTTCGGACGGGTCCGGAGCCAAACACATCGTGTGCGAACTTGGCGGCTCCCGCTACCCGGTCGGCGCACCGTGGTCAGAAGGCAAGCAGTGCAAGATCGACATGAACGGAGCCGAGGTCTACCGGTTCGCGGTCAACGCCATGGGCGACGCCTGTTGCCGGGCCCTCGACCTTGCGGGAATGGAAACGTCGGACATCGACCTGTTCGTCCCGCACCAGGCCAACCTTCGGATCATCCAGTCCGCACAGAAGCGGCTCGGACTTCCCGACGAGAAAGTCTTCGTGAACGTCCAGAAGTTCGGGAACACGAGCGGAGGTTCGATCCCTCTGGGCCTCTATGAAGCCGAGCAGGAAGGGCGTTTGAAGCGGGGAGACGTCGTGATGACGGTCGGGTTCGGTGCCGGTCTGGTCTGGGGCGCCAACCTGATCAAGTGGTGA
- a CDS encoding lactate/malate dehydrogenase family protein — MKVSIVGGGGRVGSDAAFALQITGIVREIALVDANADMAAGEALDLRHGASLVGGQTFTSGDYGVVDGSDCVVITAGLRRKPDESRLDLINRNVGLFKGIVEELKKVKLPDSATVLVVSNPVDILTYLAIQAGILPKHQVIGLGTVLDTARFRALLADRMKVNAMDVKALILGEHGDSMVPIWSSATVGGAAIATVPGYSQSFGEEVFAATKTSGAEVIRQKGGAGRAVGMSIAEVVNAMALDNGRVLTVSALQTGALGVNDVSYSMPTVVGRKGAVQIWEPAVSDAEREGLVKSAQSLKDTWAQVQA; from the coding sequence ATGAAAGTCAGCATTGTCGGCGGTGGCGGCAGGGTCGGTTCCGACGCCGCTTTCGCCCTTCAGATCACAGGAATCGTCCGGGAAATCGCACTCGTCGACGCGAACGCCGACATGGCGGCCGGCGAAGCCCTCGACCTGCGGCACGGCGCGTCGCTGGTCGGCGGTCAGACGTTCACGAGCGGGGACTACGGTGTCGTCGACGGCAGCGACTGCGTCGTCATCACGGCGGGCCTGAGGCGCAAACCGGACGAGAGCCGCTTGGACCTGATCAACCGCAACGTGGGACTCTTCAAGGGGATCGTCGAAGAGCTCAAGAAAGTCAAGTTGCCGGACTCGGCCACGGTCTTGGTCGTCAGCAACCCGGTCGACATCTTGACCTACCTCGCTATCCAGGCAGGGATCCTTCCGAAGCACCAAGTCATCGGTCTCGGCACGGTCCTCGACACCGCCCGCTTCCGGGCGTTGCTTGCCGACAGGATGAAAGTGAACGCGATGGACGTCAAGGCTTTGATCCTTGGCGAGCACGGCGACTCGATGGTCCCGATCTGGTCCTCCGCGACGGTCGGAGGGGCTGCCATCGCGACCGTCCCCGGTTACTCGCAGTCGTTCGGCGAAGAGGTTTTCGCCGCGACGAAGACCAGTGGTGCCGAAGTGATCCGCCAGAAGGGCGGCGCCGGTCGGGCCGTGGGGATGTCGATCGCTGAGGTCGTGAACGCGATGGCCTTGGACAACGGTCGCGTCCTGACCGTTTCCGCCTTGCAGACGGGCGCGCTCGGGGTCAACGACGTGTCCTACTCGATGCCGACGGTCGTCGGTCGCAAGGGCGCGGTCCAAATCTGGGAGCCGGCCGTCAGCGACGCAGAACGCGAAGGACTGGTCAAGAGCGCCCAGAGCCTGAAGGATACTTGGGCCCAGGTTCAAGCCTGA
- a CDS encoding polysaccharide pyruvyl transferase family protein: MRLLLAGYMGCGNLGDDAIMLGFLKGIEGKGHEVKVLCDSVESLMRNNGLIGVQRRDGKSVAAAIGESDALVFPGGSIFQDVTSTRSVAYYAKLVGDAKKAGKKVAILAQGVGPLNSYIGKRLAAGAFHQADVVTVRDPSSVSTLRDIGYKGQPRVTADMAWLMTPPASSEDAQAFGVAGTKSVGISVRPWGKDRNKTVIQVFGELAKLLTRGGFIPTFIEMDTNEDGPLILEIAKSQGGKVPDMRGLTSPKQVQQRLSRMEGVIAMRLHAGILAATVGVPSYMVAYDPKVSAFANAIGSPTPLTMQGLTAQRLMDGFLAFIKDRDRASQALLKRRDELAAEAVQNIDALEAALAR; the protein is encoded by the coding sequence ATGAGGTTGCTTCTGGCCGGCTACATGGGCTGTGGAAACCTTGGTGACGACGCCATCATGCTCGGGTTTCTCAAGGGGATCGAAGGAAAGGGTCACGAGGTCAAGGTCCTGTGCGACAGCGTCGAGTCGCTCATGCGCAACAACGGACTGATCGGCGTCCAGCGCCGGGACGGTAAGAGCGTCGCCGCGGCTATCGGCGAATCGGACGCGCTCGTGTTCCCCGGGGGCAGCATCTTCCAGGACGTGACCAGCACGCGCTCCGTGGCGTATTACGCCAAGCTTGTCGGCGACGCGAAGAAGGCCGGGAAGAAGGTCGCGATCTTGGCCCAAGGAGTCGGACCGTTGAACAGTTACATCGGAAAGCGATTGGCTGCCGGCGCGTTCCATCAGGCCGACGTGGTCACGGTCCGAGACCCTTCGTCCGTGTCGACGTTGAGGGACATCGGATACAAGGGCCAGCCCCGCGTGACCGCAGACATGGCCTGGCTCATGACGCCGCCCGCATCGAGCGAGGACGCGCAAGCGTTCGGAGTCGCAGGGACGAAGAGCGTCGGTATTTCGGTCCGGCCGTGGGGCAAAGACCGGAACAAGACCGTCATCCAGGTTTTCGGGGAGCTCGCCAAGCTGTTGACACGGGGCGGGTTCATCCCGACCTTCATCGAGATGGATACGAACGAAGACGGCCCGTTAATCCTTGAAATCGCCAAGTCTCAAGGTGGCAAAGTTCCTGATATGAGAGGGCTCACGTCGCCAAAGCAAGTTCAGCAGAGATTGTCGAGGATGGAGGGCGTGATCGCGATGCGGCTCCATGCCGGAATCCTTGCGGCGACCGTGGGCGTGCCCTCGTACATGGTGGCTTACGACCCAAAAGTCAGCGCCTTTGCGAACGCAATCGGCTCCCCGACCCCTCTTACGATGCAAGGCCTCACGGCACAGCGCCTGATGGACGGGTTCCTGGCGTTCATCAAGGACCGCGACCGCGCGTCTCAAGCCTTGTTGAAACGTCGGGACGAACTGGCCGCCGAAGCCGTGCAGAACATCGATGCATTGGAAGCTGCGCTCGCTCGTTAG
- a CDS encoding prepilin-type N-terminal cleavage/methylation domain-containing protein, producing the protein MKRGGYTLTELLVAMAIVVVLSALVLPVFAAAKEEARATVCVSNFKQTSFASNLYQVDYEDKYFVSKYAGTEENPEKDRTWVQLVYPYMRGLDVVRCPSDTGIRPGLDPVFDGDIMVGNSVERYYTVSTRANTGFNSIYLSPIVRERNGTWTARPRLTSEIGDLSRTLVFGDSVWQVSADGRPSGGGSYLIVPPCRYVAFDRSDSFNLSGYENNRVYAVSRGWGDPQPPRRLQHGGLFPWHGGRLTTIMADGSAKTRTLTQIAEGCDVRPNWGGQIMETGKYLWDLR; encoded by the coding sequence GTGAAAAGAGGCGGGTACACGCTGACGGAACTGCTAGTCGCAATGGCGATCGTCGTTGTGCTGTCCGCCCTTGTGCTTCCCGTGTTCGCCGCAGCGAAGGAAGAAGCCCGGGCGACGGTCTGCGTCAGCAACTTCAAGCAGACCAGCTTTGCTTCGAACCTGTACCAAGTCGATTACGAGGACAAGTACTTCGTTTCCAAGTACGCCGGGACCGAAGAGAACCCCGAAAAAGACCGGACTTGGGTGCAGCTCGTCTACCCGTACATGCGTGGGCTCGACGTCGTCCGATGCCCGTCCGACACCGGGATCCGGCCCGGCCTCGATCCCGTTTTCGACGGGGACATCATGGTCGGGAACAGCGTCGAGCGCTACTACACTGTCTCGACGCGCGCCAATACGGGCTTTAACAGCATCTATCTGTCTCCGATCGTCCGCGAACGCAACGGCACTTGGACCGCCCGGCCACGGTTGACGTCCGAAATCGGCGACCTGTCCCGGACTTTGGTTTTCGGGGACAGCGTGTGGCAGGTTTCCGCCGACGGTCGTCCGTCCGGTGGTGGAAGCTATCTTATCGTCCCACCCTGCCGCTACGTCGCCTTCGACCGGTCGGACAGCTTCAACCTATCGGGTTACGAGAACAACCGTGTCTATGCCGTGTCCCGAGGCTGGGGCGACCCGCAGCCGCCTCGCAGGTTGCAGCACGGCGGGCTCTTTCCCTGGCACGGTGGCCGCTTGACCACGATCATGGCCGACGGAAGCGCGAAGACTCGGACGCTGACGCAGATCGCCGAAGGCTGCGACGTGCGCCCGAACTGGGGCGGCCAGATCATGGAGACCGGAAAGTACCTTTGGGACCTGCGCTAG
- a CDS encoding alpha/beta hydrolase family protein — MSVVCALVAAPSILAQADADAQRRALLVRPPAVPFQAWREVDRDDFSRTYDTSFPSPYATDRPENATVYVRAFLPADESKPTPVVLILHYWGATDLSLESRMARELNATGVAAVVMTLPYHLKRTPRGYRSGELMLQADPASLIASMTQSVQDVRRTIDWIESRSEFDNAKVAISGTSLGGIVASLAFATEDRFRSGAFVLAGADIAGLLWTSSRVVSQREALRRQGYNENRLRAELEVIEPTTYLRKADPRASLVIAASLDTVVPPKNAQTLIDSLGSPTVQWLQTGHFGGALARGRIVRSVARFLTSKFNGTTYVPATINPPTLYFGLLLSTDKGLQVATSLDVWRSNSRGDLFAAVSLTPQGPQGFFGTKVSQGLAAGAVFTPRRTSVGLSWRIAF; from the coding sequence ATGTCGGTCGTGTGCGCTCTGGTCGCAGCACCGTCGATTCTGGCCCAAGCCGACGCCGATGCCCAGAGACGCGCGCTGCTGGTACGTCCTCCGGCCGTCCCGTTTCAAGCCTGGCGGGAAGTGGACAGGGACGACTTTTCCCGGACGTACGACACCTCCTTCCCGAGCCCCTATGCGACGGACCGGCCCGAGAACGCGACCGTCTACGTCCGTGCGTTCTTGCCTGCCGACGAGTCGAAACCGACGCCCGTCGTCCTGATCCTCCACTACTGGGGGGCGACCGACCTCTCTCTCGAATCCCGGATGGCCCGGGAACTCAACGCGACCGGCGTAGCGGCGGTGGTCATGACGCTGCCCTACCACTTGAAGCGGACCCCGAGGGGCTACCGCTCCGGTGAACTCATGCTCCAGGCCGATCCTGCGTCGCTTATCGCTTCGATGACGCAGAGCGTCCAAGACGTCCGCAGGACGATCGACTGGATCGAATCCCGTTCGGAGTTCGACAATGCGAAAGTCGCGATCTCAGGGACGAGCCTGGGGGGCATCGTCGCTTCGCTCGCGTTCGCGACCGAAGACCGGTTCCGATCCGGTGCGTTCGTTTTGGCGGGCGCCGATATCGCCGGCCTCCTTTGGACAAGTTCCAGGGTCGTCTCCCAACGCGAAGCCCTTCGTCGACAGGGCTATAACGAGAACCGACTGCGGGCCGAACTCGAAGTGATCGAGCCGACGACTTACCTCAGGAAGGCGGACCCGCGCGCTTCCCTTGTGATCGCGGCGAGTTTGGACACCGTGGTTCCGCCGAAGAACGCGCAGACGCTGATCGACTCCCTAGGGTCGCCGACGGTCCAGTGGCTCCAGACCGGTCACTTCGGGGGCGCGCTCGCAAGAGGAAGGATCGTCCGCAGCGTGGCACGCTTCTTGACGTCCAAGTTCAACGGGACGACTTACGTGCCTGCGACGATCAATCCGCCGACCTTGTACTTTGGCCTCTTGCTGTCGACCGACAAAGGCCTCCAGGTCGCGACTTCTCTCGATGTTTGGAGGTCGAACAGCCGAGGCGACTTGTTCGCGGCCGTCTCGCTGACGCCGCAGGGCCCCCAAGGGTTTTTCGGCACGAAGGTCTCCCAGGGCCTTGCCGCGGGTGCGGTCTTCACGCCTCGCCGGACGTCCGTCGGGTTGTCTTGGAGGATCGCGTTCTAA